DNA from Coriobacteriaceae bacterium:
GGAAACGACCATCTTGACGACCGGACCGCTCGTCATAAAGTCGCAGAGACCGCCAAAGAAGGGCTTGTCGGCCAGATGGGCGTAGTGCTCCTCGACGGTAGCGCGCTCGAGCGTGGTCATCTCCATGCGCTCGATGACAAGGCCGCTGCGCTCAATGCGAGCAACGATCTCGCCGATCTTGCGGTCGCGCACGGCGTCGGGCTTAATCATGATGAAGGTCTTCTCGATAGCCATAAAAGTAGCCTTTCAAGTAGGTTCGCGCGTGCCCAAGTCCCATTCCGGCACCCGCCTGGACTGCATCGTAACAGAGTTTTAGCTGCAGTTAAACAAAAAGCTGTTTATTGAAACGTTGCAATTTATTAAAGCGCTCCATATGTGTCACTTCTGTTTCGAAGCCCGATTAGAGTACCATCCGACCGCCCATCAACTGCGCCGAACAGAGCAGGCGGTCGGTTGCCGCCCGCGAACGTATCCCCTTCACAACCTGCCCAAAGGTCCTACAGAAGTTCTCGACAAGCCCCTCCCCCATAGCAACAAAATACGGGCTCCCACATCAGCAGGCGCCCGTAAAGCGAAAACGATTTATCAATACATGGCCAAAACGGCTTCAGCCAAACCTCTACTTTGCCCCGTGACCCATCTCGACGACCTTGGTCAGCGATCCAAACACGCCCTCGTCAGCCACGAGCTGTGCCTCGGCACGCTGCAACTGCACGGCAACGGCGGCAGGAGCGGTGCCGCCCTCGGTCGTGCGCGCGGCGACAATCGACGGGATATCGAGCGCCTCGGTAATGTCGCGCTCAAAGAGCGGGCTTGCCTCCTGGAACACCTCAAACGGCAGGTCCTCAAGATTGCAGCCGCGCTTCTCGCACATCAGGACCAGATGGCCCACCACGGCATGTGCCTCGCGGAACGGCAGGCCACGCTTGGCCAGGTAATCGGCAACATCGGTGGCGGCAAGGTGCCCCACGCCGCACTCGCGCGCCATGGCATCCTCGTTGACGGTCCAAGTCGAAATCATTCCGGCCATAACGGACAGGCACTGCATGAGCGTATGGGCGGTATCGAGCGCGCCCTCCTTGTCCTCCTGCAAGTCCTTGTTATAAGCAAGCGGCAGGCCCTTCATGGTTACCAGCAGCTGCACCAGGTTGCCGTACACGCGACCGCTCTTGCCGCGGATAAGCTCGGCAAAGTCGGGGTTCTTCTTCTGCGGCATGATGGACGAGCCAGTGGAGTACGAGTCGGAAAGCGTGATAAAGCCAAATTCGGAGCTCGACCACAGTACGATCTCCTCGGAAAGACGCGCCAGGTGCATCGCCATGACGGATCCGGCGTAATGCAGATCGAGCAGAAAATCACGGTCGGAAACGGCATCGAGCGAGTTGGGGATCACGCCCGCAAAGCCAAGTTCGGCAGCCGTCATCTGGCGATCGAGCGGATAGCTCGTACCGGCAAGCGCAGCGGCACCCAGCGGGCAGTTGTCGGCAGCATCAAAGGCGGCCTTCAAACGCGTAAAGTCGCGCGCGAACATCCAGGAATACGCCAGCAGGTGATGCGACAGCAGCACGGGCTGAGCATGTTGCATGTGCGTGTAGCCCGGCAGAATCACCTTGTCGTACTTCTTGGCCGCATCCACCAGCACATGGCGCAGCTCAAGATTGGCCTCCATGAGCTCCTTGGCCAGCGCCTTGACGCCCAAGCGCGTATCGGTCGCCACCTGGTCGTTGCGCGAACGCCCAGTATGCAAGCGCTTGCCAGCCTCGCCGATGCGACGCGTCAGCTCGCTCTCGATGGACATATGAATGTCCTCATCGTTGATGTCGAAGGTAAAGTTGCCGGCATCGATATCCTGTTCGATTCCGGTCAGGCCCTTGGCAATCGCCTGCTCGTCCTCGGCACTGATGATGCCCTGGGCGGCCAACATCTTGGCATGCGCCTTAGAGCCGGCGATATCCTGCTTATAGAGATGTTTGTCGACCGGCAGCGACGCGCCAAACTCCTGCGTGACCTCGGCCACGCCCGCCTCAAAACGACCGCCCCAAAGAGCCATGGAACCGTCTCCTTTCTCCAAATACCAAAACAAGCGTCCAAAGCAATGTGCCCTGTCGCTAAAGCGATTTATCAACCGCTAGTTTTACACACTCCCTGCCGCGCGCGGGGCCATGTGGCTAATTTGCAAAGAAGTGACGCACCATGCACTTGGCGCCCAACGTCTCCCTCCGGATGTTGCCCTGCGAACCATCGATCCAGGCCTTCAGGCTCATAGAAACGTCCTCGACCCTTACAGCATCGAACTCGGGCGCGAGGGCAAGCAAAGCATGCGCGATAGCATTGAACATAATGGATACTCCTCATATATATAGGCACAGAGCCGCCAAATTGATAGAAGGAGCCCCGCCGGACAACCCCGGCGGGGCTCGGACTCAGCCGCAGACGCGGCATCATATATGCGGGCGGAACGTAGGGGCCACCGATGTTAAGAAGTGTCAGCAAGCATAACGAAAGGTAGGGACCCCGTGCGCCCGTTATGTATCACGCGGATGGGCCGCGCGGATACCAAGGGAAGGAGGCGCTAGGCCTGGGCAGCAGCAGAGCTGGGGCCCTGGACCTTTGCCCACGTCTTGAGCGACAGCGTATCGATCTCGATAAAGCCGGCGCTGGCCTTCTCGTCAAACGTGGTGTCGCGGTCGTAGGTAGCCAGGCCGTAGTCGTAGAGGCTGAAGGGACTCTTGCGGCCGACGACATGGCAGTTGCCCTTAAAGAACTTCAGACGGACAGTGCCGGTCACGAACTTCTGGGTATCGGCCATAAAGGCGTCGAGCGCGTTCTTGAGCGGGCTGTACCACTGGCCGTTGTACACGGCGGTGGCCCAATCCTGCTCGAGCTTGATCTTGGTCTTGAGCAGGTCGCCCTCGACGCAGATGTCCTCGAGCGCCTTGTGGGCGGTGATGAGCGTCAGGGCGCCGGGAACCTCATAGCACTCGCGGCTCTTGAGGCCCACCAGACGATCCTCGACCAGGTCAAGACGGCCAAAGCCGTTGTCGCCCGAAATCTTGTTGAGGGCGATGACGATCTCGGAGAGCTTCATCTTCTTGCCGTCGACGGCGACAGGCTTGCCGGCCTCAAACTCGATCTCGGTATAGGTCGGGGTGTCAGGCGTGTCCTCGGGGTTCTTGGTCATAACCCAAGCGTCATCGAGCGGCTCATTCCAAGGGTCCTCCAGGTGACCGCACTCGATGGCGCGACCCCACAGGTTGTCGTCGATGGAGTAGGGGTTGTCGTTGGCACCCTCGGGAACCGGCACGTTGTGGGCGTGGGCATAGGCGACCTCGTCGGGACGGCACTTCAGGTCCCACTCGCGAACCGGGGCGATAACCTTGAGCTCGGGGTCGAGGGCCTTGACGGCGGCCTCAAAACGGACCTGATCGTTACCTTTGCCAGTGCAGCCGTGGGCGACGTAGGTCGCGCCAAACTCGTGGGCGACCTCAACAAGCTTCTTGGCAAGCAGCGGGCGAGACAGGGCGGAGAGCAGCGGATACTTATTCTCGTACATGGAGTTTGCGGCGATGGCTTTGGTCAGGAACTCATCGGAGAACTCGTCGCGCAGGTCGAGCACCTGGCAATCGAGAACGCCCAGGTCGAGCGCCTTCTGCTTCTTGGCATCCAGTCCGGTCTCTTCCTGGCCCACGTTGCCGCAGACGCAAACGACATCGAGATTCTTCTCGTCCTGGAGCCACTTGACACATACGGATGTATCAAGACCACCGGAATATGCGAGAACGACTTTTTCCTTGCTCATGGCTGTTTCCTTTCGCCCTTGGTAGCTAGTTAGAACATCGGTCAGTTGCAAGTCATTTCAAGGTCATATACCGTGCAATATCAGGTTAAATAGCAAAAATCAGCACATACATGCCCTAGAAACATGCAGCAATGTCGTGCTAAAACCCAACGACCTCAAAATGACTCTGTTGAGGCAATTCGCCCCATGCGGACAGAGACGATTGTTATCGTCGTCGGGAAATTGCGCGCTGGCGTCGGATGGCATTGTCTGCAGTGGTGATGATCTTTACGAACTGCATCTGCCTCTCCTTTCACGTATCGCCGGGCGCAATTCAAATATCGTAAACGGTACCTTTTACTCGGTAAGCGGTTGTTTTTCCGTCTCCGTTTTCGATGGTCGCTATATTACGCTAAAGTGCCCGCAGCACAAGCGACAAATTCAAATTTCTGAAAAGTTTTTTCATTACTTTGTGAAGCGTGGTGCAAATACGCACCATTCCTGCGAAAATACGCTCGACTACTAGTTGATGGTTATAACGTCTGAAACAATCTCGAAACGAAAGGCGCATTTTTATGCAAACTTACGAATCGGACGCCAACATCGGCAACATTAAGATTCTCGCCGTCGATATGGACAAGACGCTGCTGACCGACGAGCGTGTGCTGCCCCAGGGTCTTGATGAGCGCCTGGACAAGCTCGCCGACGCCGGCATCGTATTCTGCCCCGCCAGCGGACGTCCCGCCCCCAAGCTCGAGGAGATGTTCGAGGGCATCAAGAACCGCCTCGCCTTTTGTCCCGACAACGGAGCGTGCGTGATCTATCGCGGCAGCTATATCTATAAAAGCAATATTGACGTGGAGCTGTATCAGCAGGTCTTGAACCGTGCCTCGGAGGATCCTCGCGCTGTCCCCGTCCTGTGCTGCTTCGACGAGTTCTACGTGCTTGCCCGCGACCATCAATACCACGACGAGATCAGCGTCTACTACAACACAATCAACTACGTAGACAGCTTTGAGGGCATTGATTTCGAGTCCAACAAGATTTCGGTCTTCTTCCCCGGCTACGACGCCGAGCCCGCTTTCCGCGAGACCTATAGCCCCGAGTTCTCGGACAAACTCTACGTCACCAACGCTGGGCGCGAGTGGATCGACTTTATGAACCTGGGCGTCGACAAGGGCGCCGGCGTCGCTCACCTGTGCGAGCACCTGGGCATCGATATTGCCGATGCTGCCGCCGTGGGCGACACCTACAACGACATCCCCATGCTGGAGCGCGTCGGTCACAGCTTTATCGTGGACAATGCCGAGGAGCACATGAACGCGCATGCCAAATGGCGCATTCCGAGCAACAACGACGGGGGCGTACTGACGCTCATCGACGCCATCTTGGCGGCTCGTTAACGTGGCTCGTCGGACCTGGCCGGGCGAGACGGGTAAGTTTTTCGTTCGGTCAGGTCCTGGGCTCGCTCGGAAAGCACATTAAGTGCTTTCCGGCTCGTGCGGAATCTACGAAAAACTTACCCGCCTCGCCCGGCCAGGTCCTAGGGTGACTTGCTTGCCGCCTAGATGGCGTCTTGGCGTCTAGATACTTGGCTGAATAATTATGGATGAAGGGAGTTCCTTGCTGAAAGGGACTCCCTTCTGGTTTGGCTGCTTTGGACCTGTGGCTGTTTTTCTATTTCGCGTCGGCCCAGGTTATGCCGGTGCTGGCTTCGGCGATTAGGGGGACGCGGAGGTCTACTACGTGCTCCATGACGTCGCGGACCATGGTGGTTAGGCGCTCGACTTCGTCGATGGGGCACTCAAAGTCCAGTTCGTCGTGCACTTGCAGGATCATGTGGGCGGCAAAGCCTTCCTCTTCCAGGCGGCGGCTTACGCGGGCCATCGCGATCTTGATGATGTCGGCGGCGGTTCCCTGCATGGGATGGTTCATGGCCGTGCGCTCGCCAAAGCCGCGGAGTTGCGGGTTTTTGGCCTTGAGCTCCGGAATATGACGACGGCGGCCGTACATGGTCTCGGCGTAGCCCGTCTGCTTGGCGCGTGCCACCACGTTGTCGAGGAACGTGCGCACGCCCGGGTAGGCCTCGTAGTAGCGGTCGATCATGTCGCGTGCCTCGGCCATCGAGATATGCAGCGACTGCGACAGGCCGTAGGCCTGCTGGCCATACACGATGCCAAAGTTCACGGCCTTGGCGCGACTGCGCAGGTCGGGCGTTACCTCGGACACCGGCACACCGAACACGCGCGCCGCCGTCTCGGCATGGAAGTCCTCGCCCTCGTTAAAGGCGCGCACCAAGTGCTCGTCACCTGAGAGATGCGCCAGCAGACGCAGCTCGATCTGCGAGTAGTCCACCGCCAAAAAGACGCTTCCCTCGCCTGCCGAAAACGCCGTCTTGACGGTACGACCCAGCTCCGAGCGCGTCGGGATGTTCTGCAGGTTCGGGTCGCTCGAGGACAGACGCCCCGTTGCCGTGATGGTCTGGTTGTACGTAGTGTGTACGCGACCGTCACCACGGCGTAGCGGGCCCAGCGTGTCCAGATAGGTGGACTTGATCTTAGACTTCTCACGCCAGTCCAAGATCAGACGCACGATTTCGTGGTCACGCGCAAGGTCGCTCAGCACCTTGGCGTTGGTCGAATAATAGCCGCGCTTAGTCTTCTTGAGGCCCTTGGTCGGAAGCCCCATCACATCAAAGAGCACGTGCGACAGCTGCATGGGGCTGCCAATATTAAAGGTCTCGTCACCCGCCAGGTCGCGAATACTGCGCTCAACCTCGGTAATCTGGGTCGCCAGACCCTCGGACAGACTGTGCAGACGGTCGGGGTCCACGAGCATGCCCGCGCGCTCCATCTTGGCAAGTACCGGAACGAGCGGCATCTCGATGCCATCGAACACGTTGGCGGCATTCTCACGGGCCATGCACTCGCGCAACGGTGCCACGAGCGCCAGCGTCAGAGCCGCAGTACGGGCGGCAGGCGCCGGAGCGTCCTCACCGGCACCCTCTGCGCCGCGCGCCGCAGGCAGCGCCATCTGCAGATACGTATCGGCAAGATATGCCTCATCGAACTCGGAGCGATCGGAATCCAGCAGATAGGCAGCGACCACGGTATCGAAGATACGCGTGGAATCGGCAGCGAGCGGATCCATGAGCTCGGGCTCAGAAGAATCGATGGGCGAAAGCTCATGCAGCAGCGCCTTCGTATCCGGGCTCGCCACGCGGCCCTCCATAAACAGGCGCGCGAGTACGCCAGCGATCACGCCGTGGGCAACGTTGAAACCCTCAACCTCGACCGCCGCGCCGCCGTCGCCCTCCTCGAGCGCAAATAGCCCCTGGGATGTCGCCAGCCACAGCGTGCGCGTCAAACCAAAGAGCGCACCCTCCTCCTTGTCATCGTCCACCACGGCGGCAACCCACTCGCCCGCATCAATCGCGCGGGCGACCTCGGACGCCACGGCACCAAGCGCGTCAGTATCGCCGGCGGCTGCGCGAACCATCGCAGGTATCTCAAACACACTGGAGGCAGCAGCAACCCCGCCCTCGCCGCCAATCAGCGCCAAGAAACGGTTCTGCATGGCCGTAATGCCGAGCGTGCCGAGCGCCGCTGAGACCTCGTCGGCAGAAAACGCCGGGAAGGACGTCGCCTCAAAGTCGAGCTCGACGGGCGCATCGGTGCGAATGGTCGCAACCTTGCGGCTCAGCAGTGCGTCGTCGATGTGCGCACGCAGGTTCTCGCCCATCTTGCCCTTGACCTCATCGGCATGCGCGATGACTTCGTCCAGGCTACCGTACTGCGCGATGAGCGCACTCGCCTTTTTGGGGCCGATGCCCGGTACGCCAGGAATGTTGTCCGACGTATCGCCCTTCAGACCGTAAAAATCGGGTACGAGGGCCGGCGTAATGCCGTGATACAGGTCGTCCACGCTCTCGGGCGTCATGATCGCCACGTCGGATAGGCCCTTACGAGTCGAGACCACGTTGACGTGCTCAGTCACAAGTTGATACATGTCGCGGTCGCCGGTCACCAGCAGCATGTCGCAGCCGGCCTCCTCGCCCAGGCGAGCCATGGTTCCCAGGATATCGTCACCTTCCCAGCCCTCGGACTGCAGAATCGGCACGTTGAGCGCGGTGAGCAGCTCCTTGATCATCGGAAACTGCGCGTGCAGATCGGGGTCCATGGGCGGGCGCTGCGCCTTATACTGCGGTAGCATCTCCATGCGCACGCGCGGCTTGCCCTTATCAAACGCCACAACCACGCTGTCGGGGTTAAAGGCATCGATCATCTTGAGAAACATGTTCAGAAAGCCAAAGATTGCGTTGGTGGGGCGACCGTCCGGCGCGTTCATGGTCGGCGGCACGGCGTGGAAGGCACGGTGCATGAGCGAGTTGCCGTCGATAACGGCAAAGGTGCGGCGCTTGTCAGACATATTGAATACCTCGCTTTGGGCTGGGCACGGTTTGCTCACTCCAGTTTACACGCTCCCCGCCCCGCGGCCACCGCACATCAAGCTCCCCCGCCACCGCACGCTCCCGAGTGATACGATGGCTCACGGTACATCAACCAGCACGATCGATCCGAAAGGAGCCTGCGTCATGGAGCGTCCCTGCGCATGGAAAAAGTACACACCACAGCAAATCGAGGAGCTCGAGGAGCTTTGCCGCGGCTATAAGCAGTTTTTGAGCGAGAACAAGACCGAGCGCCTGTGCGTCAAGACCGGCATCAAGATGGCCGAGAAGGCGGGCTACGTCGACCTGGAGACCGTGATCGCCGAAGGCCGCGAGCTCAAGGCAGGAGACAAGGTGTACGCCGCCAACCACGGCAAGGACCTTATGCTCGTCAACCTGGGCACCGCCCCGCTCGAGCAGGGCTTTAACATCCTGGGCGCCCACGTGGACTCGCCGCGCCTGGACCTCAAGCAGAACCCCGCCTTCGAAGCCGGCGACATGGCCTACCTCGACACGCACTACTACGGCGGCGTCAAGAGCTACCACTGGGTGGCCTCCCCGCTTGCACTCGTGGGCGTCATCTGCAAAAAGGACG
Protein-coding regions in this window:
- a CDS encoding Cof-type HAD-IIB family hydrolase, whose protein sequence is MQTYESDANIGNIKILAVDMDKTLLTDERVLPQGLDERLDKLADAGIVFCPASGRPAPKLEEMFEGIKNRLAFCPDNGACVIYRGSYIYKSNIDVELYQQVLNRASEDPRAVPVLCCFDEFYVLARDHQYHDEISVYYNTINYVDSFEGIDFESNKISVFFPGYDAEPAFRETYSPEFSDKLYVTNAGREWIDFMNLGVDKGAGVAHLCEHLGIDIADAAAVGDTYNDIPMLERVGHSFIVDNAEEHMNAHAKWRIPSNNDGGVLTLIDAILAAR
- the polA gene encoding DNA polymerase I produces the protein MSDKRRTFAVIDGNSLMHRAFHAVPPTMNAPDGRPTNAIFGFLNMFLKMIDAFNPDSVVVAFDKGKPRVRMEMLPQYKAQRPPMDPDLHAQFPMIKELLTALNVPILQSEGWEGDDILGTMARLGEEAGCDMLLVTGDRDMYQLVTEHVNVVSTRKGLSDVAIMTPESVDDLYHGITPALVPDFYGLKGDTSDNIPGVPGIGPKKASALIAQYGSLDEVIAHADEVKGKMGENLRAHIDDALLSRKVATIRTDAPVELDFEATSFPAFSADEVSAALGTLGITAMQNRFLALIGGEGGVAAASSVFEIPAMVRAAAGDTDALGAVASEVARAIDAGEWVAAVVDDDKEEGALFGLTRTLWLATSQGLFALEEGDGGAAVEVEGFNVAHGVIAGVLARLFMEGRVASPDTKALLHELSPIDSSEPELMDPLAADSTRIFDTVVAAYLLDSDRSEFDEAYLADTYLQMALPAARGAEGAGEDAPAPAARTAALTLALVAPLRECMARENAANVFDGIEMPLVPVLAKMERAGMLVDPDRLHSLSEGLATQITEVERSIRDLAGDETFNIGSPMQLSHVLFDVMGLPTKGLKKTKRGYYSTNAKVLSDLARDHEIVRLILDWREKSKIKSTYLDTLGPLRRGDGRVHTTYNQTITATGRLSSSDPNLQNIPTRSELGRTVKTAFSAGEGSVFLAVDYSQIELRLLAHLSGDEHLVRAFNEGEDFHAETAARVFGVPVSEVTPDLRSRAKAVNFGIVYGQQAYGLSQSLHISMAEARDMIDRYYEAYPGVRTFLDNVVARAKQTGYAETMYGRRRHIPELKAKNPQLRGFGERTAMNHPMQGTAADIIKIAMARVSRRLEEEGFAAHMILQVHDELDFECPIDEVERLTTMVRDVMEHVVDLRVPLIAEASTGITWADAK
- the ndk gene encoding nucleoside-diphosphate kinase; amino-acid sequence: MAIEKTFIMIKPDAVRDRKIGEIVARIERSGLVIERMEMTTLERATVEEHYAHLADKPFFGGLCDFMTSGPVVKMVVSGLSAVAKMRTLMGATNPLEAAPGTIRGDFAVDVNANVIHGSDCLENAEIEIKRFFG
- a CDS encoding argininosuccinate synthase, with product MSKEKVVLAYSGGLDTSVCVKWLQDEKNLDVVCVCGNVGQEETGLDAKKQKALDLGVLDCQVLDLRDEFSDEFLTKAIAANSMYENKYPLLSALSRPLLAKKLVEVAHEFGATYVAHGCTGKGNDQVRFEAAVKALDPELKVIAPVREWDLKCRPDEVAYAHAHNVPVPEGANDNPYSIDDNLWGRAIECGHLEDPWNEPLDDAWVMTKNPEDTPDTPTYTEIEFEAGKPVAVDGKKMKLSEIVIALNKISGDNGFGRLDLVEDRLVGLKSRECYEVPGALTLITAHKALEDICVEGDLLKTKIKLEQDWATAVYNGQWYSPLKNALDAFMADTQKFVTGTVRLKFFKGNCHVVGRKSPFSLYDYGLATYDRDTTFDEKASAGFIEIDTLSLKTWAKVQGPSSAAAQA
- the argH gene encoding argininosuccinate lyase, whose translation is MALWGGRFEAGVAEVTQEFGASLPVDKHLYKQDIAGSKAHAKMLAAQGIISAEDEQAIAKGLTGIEQDIDAGNFTFDINDEDIHMSIESELTRRIGEAGKRLHTGRSRNDQVATDTRLGVKALAKELMEANLELRHVLVDAAKKYDKVILPGYTHMQHAQPVLLSHHLLAYSWMFARDFTRLKAAFDAADNCPLGAAALAGTSYPLDRQMTAAELGFAGVIPNSLDAVSDRDFLLDLHYAGSVMAMHLARLSEEIVLWSSSEFGFITLSDSYSTGSSIMPQKKNPDFAELIRGKSGRVYGNLVQLLVTMKGLPLAYNKDLQEDKEGALDTAHTLMQCLSVMAGMISTWTVNEDAMARECGVGHLAATDVADYLAKRGLPFREAHAVVGHLVLMCEKRGCNLEDLPFEVFQEASPLFERDITEALDIPSIVAARTTEGGTAPAAVAVQLQRAEAQLVADEGVFGSLTKVVEMGHGAK